One Microbacterium esteraromaticum genomic window carries:
- a CDS encoding IMPACT family protein produces MSVPSGLLPATIAAAVEHELVIRKSRFLTVVAPVASTEDADAVIAAAKKRHWDARHNCSAQVTGLLGDRARSSDDGEPSGTAGVPMLEVLRRRELTDVVAVVTRWFGGIKLGAGGLVRAYSSAVSESLDLATLVDRRVLQQVQVAAPHADAGRFDNLLRDWVGRNSAVLGETSYADAAQFEVWAPAETIGGLQAEVAALSGGAVPAVGTGVERVIDVPR; encoded by the coding sequence ATGTCCGTGCCGTCTGGTCTGCTGCCCGCGACGATCGCCGCCGCGGTCGAGCACGAGCTGGTGATCCGCAAGTCGCGGTTCCTGACGGTGGTCGCGCCGGTCGCATCCACCGAGGATGCCGATGCCGTGATCGCCGCGGCGAAGAAGCGGCACTGGGATGCCCGGCACAACTGCAGTGCGCAGGTGACCGGCCTGCTCGGCGATCGGGCACGGTCGTCCGACGACGGCGAGCCGTCGGGCACCGCGGGCGTGCCGATGCTCGAGGTGCTGCGCCGGCGCGAGCTGACCGATGTCGTCGCCGTGGTCACCCGCTGGTTCGGCGGGATCAAGCTCGGTGCGGGAGGGCTGGTGCGAGCGTACTCGTCGGCGGTGTCCGAGTCGCTCGACCTCGCCACCCTGGTCGATCGCCGGGTGCTGCAGCAGGTGCAGGTCGCCGCGCCCCATGCCGATGCCGGCCGATTCGACAACCTGCTGCGCGACTGGGTGGGCCGCAACTCCGCCGTGCTCGGTGAGACCTCGTACGCCGATGCCGCGCAGTTCGAGGTATGGGCGCCCGCCGAGACGATCGGGGGTCTTCAGGCCGAGGTCGCGGCGCTTTCCGGAGGTGCGGTGCCTGCTGTCGGCACCGGCGTGGAACGGGTCATCGACGTGCCGCGCTGA
- a CDS encoding serine hydrolase domain-containing protein yields MTAIDDALSQLDGWPVDNASAVVIAADGSVAGSRGDLDRVYRLASVTKPLTAYATLVAVEEGVFDLDDPAGPDGSTVRHLLAHTSGLDFSEDTVRAKPGTRRIYSNRGFDVLAQTLEARAEIPFATYIHEAVFAPLGMTSSRLTGSAGAGAESTAADLARFAAELQRPTLLAPQTLSLATAVAFPGLAGVLPGYGVQRPNDWGLGFELRDGKSPHWTSTSNSPVTFGHFGQSGTFLWVDPQAQAACVALADRDFGQWAVEAWPPLSDAVLAALRG; encoded by the coding sequence ATGACCGCGATCGATGACGCCCTGAGCCAGCTCGACGGGTGGCCGGTCGACAACGCGTCCGCCGTGGTCATCGCCGCTGACGGCTCGGTGGCGGGGTCACGGGGCGATCTCGATCGCGTCTATCGCCTCGCGTCCGTCACGAAGCCCCTCACGGCGTACGCGACCCTGGTCGCCGTCGAGGAGGGCGTCTTCGATCTCGACGATCCGGCAGGGCCCGATGGGTCGACGGTGCGGCACCTGCTCGCCCACACCTCCGGGCTCGACTTCTCAGAAGACACGGTGCGTGCCAAGCCAGGAACCCGCCGCATCTACTCCAACCGCGGTTTCGACGTCCTCGCCCAGACGCTCGAGGCGAGGGCCGAGATCCCCTTCGCCACCTATATCCACGAGGCCGTCTTCGCGCCCCTCGGCATGACCTCGTCGCGACTGACGGGATCGGCCGGGGCCGGGGCCGAGTCGACGGCGGCCGATCTCGCCCGATTCGCCGCCGAACTGCAGCGGCCGACGCTTCTCGCTCCGCAGACCCTGTCGCTCGCGACCGCTGTGGCGTTCCCCGGCCTCGCCGGGGTGCTGCCCGGCTACGGTGTGCAGCGGCCGAACGACTGGGGGCTGGGATTCGAGCTGCGAGACGGCAAGTCGCCGCACTGGACGTCGACCTCGAACTCCCCCGTTACCTTCGGTCATTTCGGGCAGAGCGGTACCTTCCTGTGGGTCGACCCGCAGGCGCAGGCCGCCTGCGTGGCCCTCGCCGATCGCGACTTCGGTCAGTGGGCCGTCGAAGCGTGGCCGCCGCTGTCGGATGCCGTGCTCGCCGCGCTCCGCGGCTGA
- a CDS encoding sensor histidine kinase codes for MASPLRSIRSRLTIGALLIVAVALIAGAFAAVQVLRVSLTDSVAATVQQDLDTISAQLDRGPGGVDAIDDDVLVRLQGAGDDDEPDDDDDDDDRPGPGQGPAQGPDQANDDDARGLPALHEGRVQRIEVDGEPYLAATEDTDRGMLTVARPLAGVDEAVSASSALLAVAVPLVLGLVGLVMWVVATRALAPVERLRRQVDAIDAAGLDRRVDAARDDELGALAHTMNRMLDRLEQSQTTQRRFVSDASHELRSPLATIRQHAELAAAHPEASSLPALSRVVLDEGARMQELVEGLLLLARLDEGRGAVKAPTDVDDIALAEVQRLRGMGVTVDGRGIGPGRVDGSATLLARAVRNLADNAARHAQDQVAIRVFERGDRVLLQVEDDGDGIPADQREHVFDRFVRLDEARARDAGGSGLGLAIVREIALAHGGTITASDGTSGGALMTLSLPRSAQV; via the coding sequence ATGGCCTCCCCGCTTCGCTCCATCCGCTCCCGTCTGACCATCGGCGCGCTCCTGATCGTCGCCGTCGCACTGATCGCCGGTGCCTTCGCCGCCGTGCAGGTGCTGCGCGTATCGCTGACCGACAGCGTCGCCGCCACTGTGCAGCAGGATCTCGACACGATCTCGGCGCAGCTCGATCGCGGTCCGGGCGGGGTGGATGCCATCGACGACGACGTCCTTGTGCGGCTGCAGGGCGCCGGCGACGACGACGAGCCCGATGACGACGATGACGATGATGACCGTCCGGGCCCCGGCCAGGGTCCCGCCCAGGGTCCCGACCAGGCGAACGACGACGACGCGCGCGGCCTCCCTGCGCTTCACGAGGGCCGGGTGCAGCGCATCGAGGTCGACGGAGAGCCCTATCTGGCCGCGACCGAAGACACCGACCGCGGCATGCTGACCGTCGCACGGCCGCTGGCCGGCGTCGATGAGGCGGTATCGGCCTCGTCGGCGCTGCTGGCCGTCGCGGTTCCGCTCGTGCTTGGCCTCGTCGGCCTGGTCATGTGGGTCGTGGCCACGCGTGCCCTCGCCCCGGTCGAGCGGCTTCGCCGTCAGGTGGACGCCATCGATGCGGCTGGTCTCGACCGACGGGTGGATGCGGCCCGCGACGACGAGCTGGGGGCGCTGGCGCACACGATGAACCGCATGCTGGACCGTCTCGAGCAATCGCAGACCACCCAGCGCCGATTCGTCAGCGACGCCTCGCACGAGCTGCGCTCGCCCCTCGCGACGATCCGTCAGCACGCGGAGCTGGCTGCGGCGCATCCCGAGGCCAGCTCGCTTCCCGCCCTGAGCCGCGTCGTTCTCGACGAGGGGGCGCGCATGCAGGAGCTCGTGGAAGGGCTGCTGCTGCTGGCCCGGCTCGACGAAGGTCGTGGCGCGGTGAAGGCTCCGACCGATGTCGACGACATCGCCCTCGCCGAAGTGCAGCGCCTTCGGGGCATGGGCGTCACGGTGGACGGGCGGGGGATCGGCCCCGGCCGCGTCGACGGCAGCGCGACGCTGCTCGCCCGTGCCGTGCGCAACCTCGCCGACAACGCCGCCAGGCACGCACAGGATCAGGTGGCCATCCGCGTCTTCGAACGGGGCGACAGGGTGCTGCTGCAGGTCGAGGACGACGGCGACGGCATCCCTGCCGATCAGCGCGAGCACGTCTTCGACCGCTTCGTCCGCCTCGACGAGGCGCGGGCGAGGGATGCCGGAGGAAGCGGGCTCGGCCTTGCCATCGTGCGCGAGATCGCGCTGGCTCACGGCGGCACGATCACGGCCTCCGACGGCACGTCCGGGGGTGCACTGATGACCCTCTCACTCCCCCGGTCGGCGCAAGTCTGA
- a CDS encoding isochorismatase family protein — protein MTRALLIVDVQNDFTEGGALAVAGGDAVASAVSALLAERASDYEVVVASRDWHDPDSDNGGHISDHPDYVDTWPVHCVAGTDGADYDPLLDTAAITHHVRKGQGIPAYSMFEGVTEAGARTAEILAAHGVTEADVVGIATDHCVRASALDAIAHGIRVRVLTDLIAGVAPEPSEAALAELAHAGAELVTGRA, from the coding sequence ATGACCAGGGCTCTTCTCATCGTCGATGTGCAGAACGACTTCACCGAGGGCGGTGCGCTCGCGGTCGCAGGCGGGGACGCGGTCGCGTCTGCCGTCTCGGCGCTGCTCGCCGAGCGGGCGTCCGATTACGAGGTCGTCGTCGCATCGCGCGACTGGCACGACCCCGACAGCGACAACGGCGGGCACATCTCCGACCATCCCGACTACGTCGACACGTGGCCGGTGCACTGCGTGGCCGGCACGGACGGAGCCGACTACGACCCTCTGCTCGACACAGCGGCGATCACCCACCATGTGCGCAAGGGGCAGGGCATCCCGGCGTACTCGATGTTCGAAGGCGTCACAGAGGCGGGCGCGCGCACGGCCGAGATCCTCGCCGCGCACGGCGTGACCGAGGCCGACGTCGTGGGCATCGCGACCGACCACTGCGTGCGGGCCTCAGCCCTCGACGCCATCGCGCACGGCATCCGGGTGCGGGTGCTCACCGATCTCATCGCGGGCGTCGCCCCCGAGCCGAGCGAGGCGGCACTCGCCGAACTCGCGCACGCAGGCGCCGAACTGGTCACTGGCCGCGCATGA
- a CDS encoding CGNR zinc finger domain-containing protein: MHLNPYGEYAVLMAASLADDWPADRDGIEQRTRDFGMTMAFDERPDDHARMRAVIDAWLEVVDAETHAHRAAILNAQMAAAAAYPQLTDHDGEGWHLHYRDAVQTLPAVLEAVISVGTALHLAGRGMHRLRRCEASPCRRVVVDVTRNGRQRYCSVRCANRDAVRRHRARAGASSSSGAL; encoded by the coding sequence ATGCATCTCAACCCTTACGGCGAGTACGCGGTGCTGATGGCGGCCTCGCTCGCCGACGACTGGCCCGCCGACCGCGACGGGATCGAGCAGCGCACGAGGGATTTCGGCATGACCATGGCCTTCGACGAGCGCCCCGACGACCACGCGCGCATGCGCGCTGTGATCGATGCCTGGCTCGAGGTCGTCGACGCCGAGACGCACGCCCATCGTGCGGCGATCCTGAACGCGCAGATGGCCGCTGCGGCGGCCTATCCGCAGCTGACCGACCACGACGGCGAGGGGTGGCACCTGCACTACCGCGACGCGGTGCAGACCCTCCCCGCCGTGCTCGAGGCGGTGATCAGCGTCGGCACCGCGCTGCATCTCGCGGGGCGCGGGATGCACCGGCTGAGGCGCTGCGAGGCTTCGCCGTGCCGGCGGGTGGTCGTCGACGTGACTCGCAACGGACGACAGCGGTACTGCTCGGTGCGCTGCGCGAATCGGGATGCCGTGCGCCGGCATCGCGCGCGTGCGGGCGCCTCCTCGTCATCAGGCGCGCTGTGA
- a CDS encoding response regulator transcription factor yields MRILLVDDEVRLADGIRRGLEAEGMVVDMAHDGVTGLDRARDHDYDAIVLDVMMPGMSGYRVCQALRAEGDWTPVLFLTAKDGEWDEVEGLDTGGDDWLTKPFSYPVLVARLRALVRRGVRERPAVLEAGDLRLDPAARRVFRGDAEISLTARELAVLDFLLRRRDEVVTKAEIIANVWGADFDGDANIVEVYIGHLRAKVDRPFGRESIQTVRGAGYRLVGRDA; encoded by the coding sequence ATGCGGATCCTGCTCGTCGACGATGAAGTGCGCCTCGCCGACGGCATCCGGCGCGGACTCGAAGCCGAGGGCATGGTCGTGGACATGGCCCACGACGGTGTCACCGGCCTCGATCGCGCCCGCGATCACGACTACGACGCGATCGTGCTCGATGTGATGATGCCTGGCATGAGCGGGTACCGGGTGTGCCAGGCGCTCCGCGCCGAGGGCGACTGGACACCCGTCCTGTTCCTCACCGCGAAGGACGGCGAGTGGGACGAGGTCGAGGGGCTGGACACCGGCGGCGACGACTGGCTCACGAAGCCGTTCTCGTACCCCGTGCTGGTCGCGCGGCTGCGCGCTCTCGTGCGGCGCGGCGTCAGAGAGCGCCCCGCCGTGCTCGAGGCGGGCGACCTGCGGCTCGATCCGGCAGCTCGTCGCGTCTTCCGCGGCGACGCCGAGATCTCGCTCACCGCCCGCGAGCTCGCCGTGCTCGACTTCCTGCTGCGACGACGCGACGAGGTGGTGACCAAGGCCGAGATCATCGCCAACGTGTGGGGTGCGGACTTCGACGGCGACGCGAACATCGTGGAGGTGTACATCGGCCATCTGCGGGCGAAGGTCGACCGGCCGTTCGGCCGCGAGAGCATCCAGACCGTCCGCGGCGCCGGCTACCGCCTGGTCGGGAGGGATGCGTGA
- a CDS encoding DUF1697 domain-containing protein has protein sequence MSDRCALLLRAVNVSGANRVPMAELRTLLTERSALQNVSTYIASGNVICDAPVDREAACAEVRALIADEFGVDTPVIARTHTELVRAERDDPFDDASLDKMVHAMFLEGDASPGAVDQLTARMLPGERIALIGRELWIDFGQGGVASTKLTRPVLDRALGTASTGRNRNTVRKLVQLTAPS, from the coding sequence ATGAGCGACCGCTGCGCACTGCTGCTGCGGGCGGTCAACGTCTCGGGGGCGAACCGCGTGCCGATGGCCGAGCTGCGGACGCTGCTGACCGAGCGCAGCGCGCTGCAGAACGTGTCGACGTACATCGCCAGCGGAAACGTCATCTGCGACGCGCCCGTCGACCGCGAGGCCGCGTGCGCTGAGGTGCGTGCGCTCATCGCCGACGAGTTCGGCGTGGACACCCCGGTGATCGCCCGTACGCATACAGAACTGGTGCGGGCGGAGCGCGACGACCCGTTCGACGACGCTTCGCTCGACAAGATGGTGCATGCGATGTTCCTCGAGGGCGACGCGTCACCGGGAGCCGTCGACCAGCTCACCGCCCGGATGCTGCCGGGGGAGCGCATCGCCCTCATCGGCCGCGAGCTGTGGATCGACTTCGGCCAGGGCGGCGTCGCGTCGACCAAGCTCACCCGTCCCGTCCTGGATCGAGCCCTCGGCACGGCGAGCACCGGCCGCAACCGCAACACCGTCCGCAAGCTCGTGCAGCTGACTGCCCCGTCCTGA
- a CDS encoding type 1 glutamine amidotransferase domain-containing protein — translation MTSISDTKVAFLAMNGFEDSELTEPWRAVSDAGGEVTMVSPDSGEITGKNGHAQPVDLASDAASADDFDALVLPGGVVNADHLRMDRASIDFVRAFFEQHKPVGVICHGAWILIEAGVVDGRTLTSYPSLTTDLRNAGANWVDEEVVVDSGLVSSRTPDDLPAFCAKVVEEIAEGAHRGQHA, via the coding sequence ATGACGAGCATCTCCGACACGAAGGTCGCCTTCCTCGCGATGAACGGCTTCGAAGACAGCGAGCTGACCGAACCCTGGCGGGCGGTGAGCGACGCCGGCGGCGAAGTCACCATGGTGTCGCCGGACTCGGGCGAGATCACCGGCAAGAACGGTCACGCGCAGCCCGTCGACCTCGCCTCCGACGCCGCATCGGCCGACGACTTCGACGCCCTGGTCCTCCCCGGCGGGGTGGTGAACGCCGACCACCTGCGCATGGACCGCGCGTCGATCGACTTCGTGCGCGCGTTCTTCGAGCAGCACAAGCCCGTCGGCGTCATCTGCCACGGAGCCTGGATCCTCATCGAGGCGGGGGTCGTCGACGGGCGCACGCTCACCAGCTATCCCAGCCTCACGACCGATCTGCGCAACGCCGGCGCGAACTGGGTCGATGAGGAGGTCGTGGTCGACTCCGGCCTGGTCTCGAGCCGCACGCCGGACGACCTGCCCGCGTTCTGCGCGAAGGTCGTCGAAGAGATCGCCGAGGGCGCGCACCGCGGTCAGCACGCCTGA